The Luteolibacter rhizosphaerae genome window below encodes:
- a CDS encoding asparaginase: MLLVLTTGGTIDKVYFDASSEYEVGEPTVPHVFRESGVTLEWRLLPLFRKDSLEMQSADRQAIRAACEEAPESRILITHGTDTMALTAEALRGIPGKTIVLTGALAPARFRVTDAVFNLGLALGAVQSLPEGVFLAMNGTVFPAGQVRKNREAGRFESI; the protein is encoded by the coding sequence ATGCTTCTCGTCCTCACCACCGGCGGTACGATCGACAAGGTCTACTTCGACGCTTCATCCGAATATGAAGTCGGAGAGCCCACCGTGCCGCATGTTTTCCGCGAGTCGGGCGTGACGCTTGAGTGGCGCTTGCTCCCTCTCTTTCGCAAAGACAGTTTGGAGATGCAGTCGGCAGACCGGCAGGCGATCCGTGCCGCGTGTGAAGAGGCGCCTGAGTCACGGATTCTGATCACGCACGGCACCGATACCATGGCGTTGACTGCGGAAGCGCTCCGCGGGATTCCGGGCAAGACGATCGTGCTGACGGGGGCGCTGGCTCCGGCCCGTTTCCGCGTGACGGATGCGGTCTTCAATCTCGGCCTCGCTCTCGGTGCGGTGCAATCCCTGCCGGAAGGGGTCTTCCTCGCCATGAACGGCACCGTCTTCCCCGCCGGTCAGGTTCGGAAGAACCGTGAGG